In the genome of Aptenodytes patagonicus chromosome 18, bAptPat1.pri.cur, whole genome shotgun sequence, one region contains:
- the DOLK gene encoding dolichol kinase, translating into MLNKPVLAESLIVFIIVLFVHAVVWDRYSWCAVALAIQAFYVQFKWDRLLQLGGAVFQFRTAANSGLLPASMVIPLLGIAMKERCKSAGIVYFERFGIVVASTGMLVALFLSVIAVGITKPVPTNTCILTGVAGSIIIYTMKHSLTVSEVIEVLEVLLIFVYLSMILLYLLPRCFTPGEALLVLGGISFVLNQLIKRSLNVIEGRGDPIDFFLLVAVVGVVLLGLFFTVLFVFMDSGTWISSMFFHMMTAVLGLGVIMPWLYRLIQRNPLFWLLQFLFQTQTRVYLLVYWTFLAASACGVVFYQNAKRSSESKKHQASTITRKYFHFIVVATYVPGLIYDRQLLYVAAVLCLAVFIFLEYIRYFRIKPFGQTLRHLLSLFLDERDSGPLILTHIYLLLGMSLPVWLFPRSCAPKGTLSGAGALVPYSGVLAVGVGDTIASIFGSTMGEIKWPGTKKTFEGTMTAIFAQIIAVALILIFDSSVNLNSSYAWILASVSLVSLLEAYTTQIDNLLLPLYLQIMFMA; encoded by the coding sequence ATGTTAAACAAGCCAGTGCTGGCAGAATCCCTGATCGTGTTCATCATCGTTCTCTTTGTGCACGCAGTGGTGTGGGACCGGTATTCCTGGTGCGCTGTCGCTCTCGCCATCCAGGCTTTTTATGTCCAATTCAAATGGGACCGTCTGCTCCAGCTGGGTGGGGCTGTATTCCAGTTCCGTACAGCAGCGAACAGTGGCCTCCTGCCAGCTAGCATGGTCATCCCCTTGTTGGGAATAGCGATGAAGGAGAGGTGCAAGTCTGCTGGCATTGTGTACTTTGAACGTTTTGGCATAGTTGTAGCTTCCACTGGCATGCTGGTTGCTCTCTTTCTGTCTGTAATAGCGGTTGGCATCACAAAACCTGTGCCAACCAACACTTGCATACTTACTGGTGTTGCTGGCAGTATAATTATCTATACCATGAAGCACTCTTTGACTGTTTCAGAAGTGATAGAGGTCCTAGAAGTGCTGCTAATTTTTGTCTACCTCAGTATGATCTTGCTGTACTTGTTGCCTCGATGTTTTACTCCTGGAGAAGCATTGCTAGTTCTCGGAGGTATAAGTTTTGTTCTCAATCAGCTCATTAAACGCTCACTGAATGTAATCGAGGGCAGAGGTGATCCCatagattttttccttctggtaGCAGTTGTTGGAGTTGTTcttcttgggctttttttcaCTGTGCTCTTCGTTTTCATGGATTCGGGTACGTGGATCTCCTCCATGTTTTTCCACATGATGACAGCAGTGCTAGGCTTAGGGGTCATCATGCCTTGGCTGTACCGACTGATCCAGAGGAACCCTTTGTTCTGGCTACTCCAGTTTCTGTTTCAGACACAGACAAGAGTTTACCTTCTTGTATATTGGACGTTTTTGGCTGCTTCAGCGTGTGGCGTAGTTTTCTACCAGAATGCTAAGAGATCATCTGAATCTAAAAAACACCAGGCCTCGACTATAACcaggaaatatttccatttcattgtTGTAGCTACTTACGTTCCTGGACTAATTTATGACCGCCAGCTTCTCTACGTTGCTGCAGTACTGTGTCTGGCAGTGTTCATCTTCTTAGAGTATATTCGGTACTTCAGGATCAAGCCATTTGGCCAAACCCTTAGGCATTTGCTGTCTCTCTTCTTGGATGAAAGAGACAGCGGACCTCTCATCTTGACTCATATTTATCTCCTCCTTGGCATGTCCCTCCCAGTATGGTTGTTCCCCAGATCTTGTGCTCCTAAAGGTACCTTGTCTGGGGCAGGAGCACTGGTCCCCTACTCTGGGGTACTGGCCGTAGGGGTAGGAGACACTATTGCCTCCATTTTTGGTAGTACAATGGGGGAAATCAAATGGCCAGGAACAAAGAAGACCTTTGAAGGGACAATGACAGCTATTTTTGCTCAGATCATTGCTGTGGCTCTTATTCTGATCTTTGACAGCAGTGTGAATCTGAACTCCAGCTATGCCTGGATTCTGGCATCTGTGAGTTTAGTTTCTCTTTTGGAAGCTTACACTACCCAAATTGATAATCTGCTGTTGCCTCTCTACCTCCAGATAATGTTTATGGCTTAG